ATATTTACAAGTATTAGCTAAGCATGGGGTCCCGATTACACTTTCCTCAGATGCTCATTATCCGCATGATTTAGGAAAATATGTGGAAGAGAATATAAAGACGTTACGCAATCATGATATTTCACATTTAGCTACATTTACGAAACGAGTAAGAACGATGAAATTGCTGGAAGGAGAAGTTACAATTTTAAAATGATCACGATTTTTTGATGAAAACCCACCTTTTTGTTCAAAATAAGAAAGAATAAAAAGGAGGGTAAAGAAATGGTGAAACAACAAAATAAACAAAATGTACAAGGTGCACAGCAACAAGCGTATACTTCTGAAACGAATGTTACATCTCAATCCGTTATTGAGGAACAAATTAGTGATACAGTTGCAGAAGGAACGATCGATGTGAAGCTTGGAAAACAATCGCAAGAAAAAGCATAAGAAGAGGGGGAGACTTGTATCTCCTCTTTTTTTGTGGAAAAGTGTCGATTTTCAAAACTATAATCAAATTCCTTGGTTTTTATATGTGGATTTCTTACAATGAAAGATAAGAGAGATCTTATTTTCTATAGAAGAGGTGTTAGTAGTGGCAAAAATATTAGTAGCAGGGAAAATTCCAGCAATCGGATTAGAACTATTAAAGGATCATGATGTAGAAATGTACGATAAAGAGGCGTTAATTTCTTTAGATGAATTAACAGAGCGTGTAAAAGACAAAGATGCATTGTTAAGCCTACTTTCTACAAAGGTGACAAAAGAAGTGATTGATGCGGCACCTAATTTGAAGATTGTTGCAAACTATGGTGCTGGTTACGACAATATTGATTACACGTATGCGGGTGAAAAAGGAATTGTAGTATCGAATACACCGAAAGTATCAACTGAAGCTACTGCAGAACTAACATTTGCACTTCTTTTAGCAGCGGCACGTAGAATTCCTGAAGGTGATACGCTATGTCGTACAACTGGATTTAACGGATGGGCACCATTATTTTTCTTAGGCCGCGAAGTACACGGTAAAACAATTGGAATTATTGGCCTTGGAGAAATCGGAAAGGCAGTTGCAAAGCGTGCGAAAGCGTTTGGAATGAATGTTTTATATACAGGACCAAACCGAAAGCCTGAAGCTGAAAGTGAACTGGAAGCAACATATGTAACATTGGAAGAATTATTACAAACAGCAGACTTTATTACAATTAACTGTGCGTATAATCCGAAATTGCACCA
This Bacillus paramycoides DNA region includes the following protein-coding sequences:
- a CDS encoding YozQ family protein, with protein sequence MVKQQNKQNVQGAQQQAYTSETNVTSQSVIEEQISDTVAEGTIDVKLGKQSQEKA
- a CDS encoding 2-hydroxyacid dehydrogenase family protein is translated as MAKILVAGKIPAIGLELLKDHDVEMYDKEALISLDELTERVKDKDALLSLLSTKVTKEVIDAAPNLKIVANYGAGYDNIDYTYAGEKGIVVSNTPKVSTEATAELTFALLLAAARRIPEGDTLCRTTGFNGWAPLFFLGREVHGKTIGIIGLGEIGKAVAKRAKAFGMNVLYTGPNRKPEAESELEATYVTLEELLQTADFITINCAYNPKLHHMIDEEQFKMMKKTAYIINASRGPIMHEAALAHALKTNEIEGAALDVFEFEPKITEELKGLKNVVLAPHVGNATFETRDAMAEMAVRNILAVLNGEEPVTPVNQKVFVTK